The following coding sequences lie in one Betaproteobacteria bacterium genomic window:
- a CDS encoding UDP-N-acetylmuramate--L-alanine ligase, translated as MKHKVKRVHFIGMGGVGMSGIAEVLLNLGYEVSGSDLADTATTRRLAALGAKVFRGHDADHVQRADVVVTSTAVRSDNPEVGAARAKRIPVVPRALMLAELMRLKQGIAIAGTHGKTTTTSLIASVLGEAGMDPTFVIGGRLEAAGSNAKLGRGEFIVAEADESDATFLYLQPVLAVVTNIDADHMETYGHDFARLRQAFVDFVQRLPFYGMAVLCVDDPQVRSILPIITKPITTYGLSEAAQIRAVDVRHEGGRMRFRVVRHAAPGGVREGPDLSITLNLPGVHNAQNALAAIAVGMEIGAPDAAIVKALEEFRGVGRRFQRYGDIALPAGGTFALIDDYGHHPVEMAATLDAVRGAFPGRRLVLAFQPHRYTRTRDCFEDFVRVLSTVDVALLTEVYPAGEAPIVAADARALARAVRVQGRTEPIFVEQVNDLPDAILSVARPDDVVLVMGAGSIGGVPAKIAAGGADRGGQE; from the coding sequence ATGAAGCACAAGGTCAAGCGCGTCCACTTCATCGGCATGGGCGGCGTCGGCATGAGCGGGATCGCCGAGGTGCTGCTCAACCTGGGCTACGAGGTGAGCGGCTCCGATCTCGCGGACACGGCCACCACGCGCCGTCTCGCCGCGCTCGGCGCCAAGGTGTTTCGCGGTCACGACGCCGATCACGTGCAGCGTGCCGATGTCGTCGTGACGTCCACTGCGGTGCGCTCCGACAACCCCGAGGTCGGCGCGGCGCGCGCCAAACGCATTCCGGTGGTGCCGCGCGCGCTGATGCTGGCCGAGCTGATGCGGCTCAAGCAGGGCATCGCGATCGCCGGCACCCACGGCAAGACCACGACGACCAGCCTCATCGCGAGCGTGCTCGGCGAGGCGGGCATGGATCCGACCTTCGTCATCGGCGGGCGTCTGGAAGCCGCCGGCAGCAATGCGAAGCTCGGCCGCGGCGAATTCATCGTCGCCGAGGCCGACGAATCCGACGCCACGTTCCTCTATCTGCAGCCGGTGCTGGCGGTGGTGACCAACATCGACGCCGATCACATGGAGACATACGGCCACGATTTCGCGCGCCTGCGCCAGGCCTTCGTCGATTTCGTCCAGCGCCTGCCCTTCTACGGCATGGCGGTGTTGTGCGTGGACGATCCGCAGGTGCGCTCGATCCTGCCGATCATCACCAAGCCGATCACCACCTACGGCCTGAGCGAGGCGGCGCAGATCCGCGCCGTCGACGTGCGCCACGAAGGCGGCCGCATGCGTTTTCGGGTGGTGCGGCACGCCGCGCCGGGCGGCGTGCGCGAGGGCCCGGATCTGTCGATTACGCTCAACCTGCCCGGCGTGCACAACGCCCAGAACGCGCTCGCCGCGATTGCCGTCGGCATGGAGATCGGCGCGCCGGACGCCGCCATCGTGAAGGCGCTGGAGGAATTTCGCGGCGTCGGCCGGCGCTTCCAGCGCTATGGCGACATCGCCCTGCCAGCGGGCGGGACGTTCGCGCTCATCGACGACTACGGACACCACCCGGTGGAGATGGCGGCCACACTGGACGCCGTGCGCGGTGCCTTCCCGGGGCGGCGGCTCGTGCTCGCCTTCCAGCCGCATCGCTACACGCGCACGCGCGACTGCTTCGAGGATTTCGTGCGCGTGCTGTCGACCGTCGACGTGGCGCTGCTGACCGAGGTGTATCCGGCCGGCGAGGCGCCGATCGTCGCCGCGGACGCGCGTGCGCTCGCCCGTGCGGTGCGCGTGCAGGGCCGCACCGAGCCGATCTTCGTCGAGCAGGTGAACGATCTGCCCGACGCCATCCTGTCGGTGGCCCGGCCCGATGACGT
- a CDS encoding UDP-N-acetylglucosamine--N-acetylmuramyl-(pentapeptide) pyrophosphoryl-undecaprenol N-acetylglucosamine transferase, with protein sequence LACAGVASVLVPFPFATDDHQTANARFLAAHGAALLVPQSGLTPERLAELLRSLDRAHLSEMATKARALAKPDAAQVVADGCVELAR encoded by the coding sequence CTTGCCTGCGCCGGTGTCGCCAGTGTCCTCGTGCCCTTCCCGTTTGCCACCGACGATCATCAGACGGCGAACGCGCGCTTTCTCGCCGCACACGGAGCGGCGCTGCTCGTGCCGCAGTCCGGACTCACGCCGGAGCGCCTGGCGGAACTGCTGCGCTCGCTCGACCGCGCGCACCTCTCGGAGATGGCAACGAAGGCACGCGCGCTGGCCAAGCCGGATGCAGCACAGGTGGTCGCCGACGGCTGCGTGGAGCTTGCGCGATGA